The following proteins are encoded in a genomic region of Neomonachus schauinslandi chromosome 7, ASM220157v2, whole genome shotgun sequence:
- the RIOK2 gene encoding serine/threonine-protein kinase RIO2 isoform X1 yields MGKVNVAKLRYMSRDDFRVLTAVEMGMKNHEIVPCSLVASIASLKHGGCNKVLRDLVKHKLIAWERTKTVQGYRLTNAGYDYLALKTLSSRQVVESVGNQMGVGKESDIYIVANEEGQQFALKLHRLGRTSFRNLKNKRDYHKHRHNMSWLYLSRLSAMKEFAYMKALYERKFPVPKPIDYNRHAVVMELINGYPLCQIHHVEDPASVYDEAMELIVKLANHGLIHGDFNEFNLILDKDDHITMIDFPQMVSTSHHNAEWYFDRDVKCIRDFFMKRFGYESELYPTFSDIRREDSLDVEVSASGYTKEMEADGELLHPVGPDDKNIETEDRSEFSHSDEEMSEKAKVCSLENQSDRNSTDETADCCCISSGDLEQIKEDDLSEESADAHNFEIPEFIRALEEIEGQDVDNSSVTECSEEKNKTENDTRQDGKAGQGGIPMGSEEYEDACPHLIALSSLNKETRPFRDEENTEDIKQYRTRTLSVTSAGSVLSCSTIPPEMVKQKVKRQLTKQQKSAVRRRLQKGEANIFTKQRRENMQNIKSSLEAANFWGETSP; encoded by the exons GTTGAAATGGGCATGAAGAACCATGAAATAGTTCCCTGCAGTTTAGTTGCTTCTATAGCCAGCCTTAAACATGGTGGCTGTAATAAAGTTTTAAGAGATTTAGTGAAACATAAACTCATAGCTTGGGAGCGTACCAAAA CTGTCCAGGGCTACCGGCTGACAAATGCAGGCTATGATTACCTAGCTTTGAAAACACTTTCTTCTAGACAGGTGGTTGAGTCTGTTGGAAACCAGATGGGTGTTGGCAAAGAATCTG ATAtttacattgttgcaaatgaagAAGGGCAGCAATTTGCATTAAAGCTTCACAGATTGGGAAGAACCTCCTTTcgaaatctgaaaaacaaacgtgATTATCATAAACACAGGCATAACATGTCTTGGCTTTATTTATCTCGTCTCTCTGCCATGAAAGAATTTGCCTATATGAAG GCATTGTATGAGAGGAAATTCCCAGTACCAAAACCAATTGATTATAATCGCCATGCAGTGGTCATGGAACTCATAAATGGCTATCCTCT atgTCAGATACACCATGTTGAAGATCCTGCATCAGTGTATGATGAAGCTATGGAACTAATTGTCAAACTTGCAAATCATGGACTGATTCATGgagattttaatgaatttaatctCATTTTGGATAAAGATGACCACATCACCATGATTGACTTTCCACAGATGGTTTCAACTTCTCATCACAATGCTGAATG gtattttgacagggatgtTAAATGCATTAGAGATTTCTTCATGAAACGTTTCGGCTATGAAAGTGAGCTTTATCCAACTTTTAGTGATATCAG GAGGGAGGACTCTCTTGATGTAGAGGTTTCTGCCAGTGGCTACACAAAGGAAATGGAGGCAGATGGTGAACTGCTTCATCCAGTAGGTCCAgatgataaaaatattgaaacaGAAGACAGGTCTGAATTCTCACATTCTGATGAAGAGATGTCAGAGAAAGCAAAGGTTTGTAGTTTAGAAAATCAGAGTGATCGAAACTCTACAGATGAAACAGCTGACTGCTGTTGCATATCATCTGGAGATCTTGAGCAAATAAAGGAAGATGATTTGTCAGAGGAGAGTGCTGATGCACACAATTTTGAAATACCTGAATTCATTCGAGCTTTAGAAGAAATAGAAGGGCAGGATGTTGACAACAGTTCTGTAACTGAGTGTtctgaggagaaaaacaaaactgaaaatgacaCCAGGCAAGATGGTAAAGCAGGTCAAGGAGGAATCCCCATGGGCTCTGAAGAGTATGAAGATGCATGCCCTCATCTGATTGCCTTGTCATCGTTAAACAAAGAAACCAGGCCTTTCAG agatgaagaaaatacagaagatatTAAACAGTACAGAACAAGAACTCTGAGTGTTACTTCTGCGGGCAGTGTTTTAAGCTGTTCAACAATTCCTCCG GAAATGGTGAAGCAGAAGGTGAAACGTCAGTTGACAAAACAGCAAAAATCAGCTGTCAGACGTCGATTGCAAAAAGGAGAAGCAAATATATTTACGAAACAACGGAGAGAGAACATGCAAAATATTAAATCAAGCTTGGAAGCAGCCAACTTTTGGGGAGA AACATCTCCCTAG
- the RIOK2 gene encoding serine/threonine-protein kinase RIO2 isoform X2 produces MGKVNVAKLRYMSRDDFRVLTAVEMGMKNHEIVPCSLVASIASLKHGGCNKVLRDLVKHKLIAWERTKTVQGYRLTNAGYDYLALKTLSSRQVVESVGNQMGVGKESDIYIVANEEGQQFALKLHRLGRTSFRNLKNKRDYHKHRHNMSWLYLSRLSAMKEFAYMKALYERKFPVPKPIDYNRHAVVMELINGYPLCQIHHVEDPASVYDEAMELIVKLANHGLIHGDFNEFNLILDKDDHITMIDFPQMVSTSHHNAEWYFDRDVKCIRDFFMKRFGYESELYPTFSDIRREDSLDVEVSASGYTKEMEADGELLHPVGPDDKNIETEDRSEFSHSDEEMSEKAKVCSLENQSDRNSTDETADCCCISSGDLEQIKEDDLSEESADAHNFEIPEFIRALEEIEGQDVDNSSVTECSEEKNKTENDTRQDGKAGQGGIPMGSEEYEDACPHLIALSSLNKETRPFRDEENTEDIKQYRTRTLSVTSAGSVLSCSTIPPEMVKQKVKRQLTKQQKSAVRRRLQKGEANIFTKQRRENMQNIKSSLEAANFWGE; encoded by the exons GTTGAAATGGGCATGAAGAACCATGAAATAGTTCCCTGCAGTTTAGTTGCTTCTATAGCCAGCCTTAAACATGGTGGCTGTAATAAAGTTTTAAGAGATTTAGTGAAACATAAACTCATAGCTTGGGAGCGTACCAAAA CTGTCCAGGGCTACCGGCTGACAAATGCAGGCTATGATTACCTAGCTTTGAAAACACTTTCTTCTAGACAGGTGGTTGAGTCTGTTGGAAACCAGATGGGTGTTGGCAAAGAATCTG ATAtttacattgttgcaaatgaagAAGGGCAGCAATTTGCATTAAAGCTTCACAGATTGGGAAGAACCTCCTTTcgaaatctgaaaaacaaacgtgATTATCATAAACACAGGCATAACATGTCTTGGCTTTATTTATCTCGTCTCTCTGCCATGAAAGAATTTGCCTATATGAAG GCATTGTATGAGAGGAAATTCCCAGTACCAAAACCAATTGATTATAATCGCCATGCAGTGGTCATGGAACTCATAAATGGCTATCCTCT atgTCAGATACACCATGTTGAAGATCCTGCATCAGTGTATGATGAAGCTATGGAACTAATTGTCAAACTTGCAAATCATGGACTGATTCATGgagattttaatgaatttaatctCATTTTGGATAAAGATGACCACATCACCATGATTGACTTTCCACAGATGGTTTCAACTTCTCATCACAATGCTGAATG gtattttgacagggatgtTAAATGCATTAGAGATTTCTTCATGAAACGTTTCGGCTATGAAAGTGAGCTTTATCCAACTTTTAGTGATATCAG GAGGGAGGACTCTCTTGATGTAGAGGTTTCTGCCAGTGGCTACACAAAGGAAATGGAGGCAGATGGTGAACTGCTTCATCCAGTAGGTCCAgatgataaaaatattgaaacaGAAGACAGGTCTGAATTCTCACATTCTGATGAAGAGATGTCAGAGAAAGCAAAGGTTTGTAGTTTAGAAAATCAGAGTGATCGAAACTCTACAGATGAAACAGCTGACTGCTGTTGCATATCATCTGGAGATCTTGAGCAAATAAAGGAAGATGATTTGTCAGAGGAGAGTGCTGATGCACACAATTTTGAAATACCTGAATTCATTCGAGCTTTAGAAGAAATAGAAGGGCAGGATGTTGACAACAGTTCTGTAACTGAGTGTtctgaggagaaaaacaaaactgaaaatgacaCCAGGCAAGATGGTAAAGCAGGTCAAGGAGGAATCCCCATGGGCTCTGAAGAGTATGAAGATGCATGCCCTCATCTGATTGCCTTGTCATCGTTAAACAAAGAAACCAGGCCTTTCAG agatgaagaaaatacagaagatatTAAACAGTACAGAACAAGAACTCTGAGTGTTACTTCTGCGGGCAGTGTTTTAAGCTGTTCAACAATTCCTCCG GAAATGGTGAAGCAGAAGGTGAAACGTCAGTTGACAAAACAGCAAAAATCAGCTGTCAGACGTCGATTGCAAAAAGGAGAAGCAAATATATTTACGAAACAACGGAGAGAGAACATGCAAAATATTAAATCAAGCTTGGAAGCAGCCAACTTTTGGGGAGAGTAA
- the RIOK2 gene encoding serine/threonine-protein kinase RIO2 isoform X3 yields MGKVNVAKLRYMSRDDFRVLTAVEMGMKNHEIVPCSLVASIASLKHGGCNKVLRDLVKHKLIAWERTKTVQGYRLTNAGYDYLALKTLSSRQVVESVGNQMGVGKESDIYIVANEEGQQFALKLHRLGRTSFRNLKNKRDYHKHRHNMSWLYLSRLSAMKEFAYMKALYERKFPVPKPIDYNRHAVVMELINGYPLCQIHHVEDPASVYDEAMELIVKLANHGLIHGDFNEFNLILDKDDHITMIDFPQMVSTSHHNAEWREDSLDVEVSASGYTKEMEADGELLHPVGPDDKNIETEDRSEFSHSDEEMSEKAKVCSLENQSDRNSTDETADCCCISSGDLEQIKEDDLSEESADAHNFEIPEFIRALEEIEGQDVDNSSVTECSEEKNKTENDTRQDGKAGQGGIPMGSEEYEDACPHLIALSSLNKETRPFRDEENTEDIKQYRTRTLSVTSAGSVLSCSTIPPEMVKQKVKRQLTKQQKSAVRRRLQKGEANIFTKQRRENMQNIKSSLEAANFWGE; encoded by the exons GTTGAAATGGGCATGAAGAACCATGAAATAGTTCCCTGCAGTTTAGTTGCTTCTATAGCCAGCCTTAAACATGGTGGCTGTAATAAAGTTTTAAGAGATTTAGTGAAACATAAACTCATAGCTTGGGAGCGTACCAAAA CTGTCCAGGGCTACCGGCTGACAAATGCAGGCTATGATTACCTAGCTTTGAAAACACTTTCTTCTAGACAGGTGGTTGAGTCTGTTGGAAACCAGATGGGTGTTGGCAAAGAATCTG ATAtttacattgttgcaaatgaagAAGGGCAGCAATTTGCATTAAAGCTTCACAGATTGGGAAGAACCTCCTTTcgaaatctgaaaaacaaacgtgATTATCATAAACACAGGCATAACATGTCTTGGCTTTATTTATCTCGTCTCTCTGCCATGAAAGAATTTGCCTATATGAAG GCATTGTATGAGAGGAAATTCCCAGTACCAAAACCAATTGATTATAATCGCCATGCAGTGGTCATGGAACTCATAAATGGCTATCCTCT atgTCAGATACACCATGTTGAAGATCCTGCATCAGTGTATGATGAAGCTATGGAACTAATTGTCAAACTTGCAAATCATGGACTGATTCATGgagattttaatgaatttaatctCATTTTGGATAAAGATGACCACATCACCATGATTGACTTTCCACAGATGGTTTCAACTTCTCATCACAATGCTGAATG GAGGGAGGACTCTCTTGATGTAGAGGTTTCTGCCAGTGGCTACACAAAGGAAATGGAGGCAGATGGTGAACTGCTTCATCCAGTAGGTCCAgatgataaaaatattgaaacaGAAGACAGGTCTGAATTCTCACATTCTGATGAAGAGATGTCAGAGAAAGCAAAGGTTTGTAGTTTAGAAAATCAGAGTGATCGAAACTCTACAGATGAAACAGCTGACTGCTGTTGCATATCATCTGGAGATCTTGAGCAAATAAAGGAAGATGATTTGTCAGAGGAGAGTGCTGATGCACACAATTTTGAAATACCTGAATTCATTCGAGCTTTAGAAGAAATAGAAGGGCAGGATGTTGACAACAGTTCTGTAACTGAGTGTtctgaggagaaaaacaaaactgaaaatgacaCCAGGCAAGATGGTAAAGCAGGTCAAGGAGGAATCCCCATGGGCTCTGAAGAGTATGAAGATGCATGCCCTCATCTGATTGCCTTGTCATCGTTAAACAAAGAAACCAGGCCTTTCAG agatgaagaaaatacagaagatatTAAACAGTACAGAACAAGAACTCTGAGTGTTACTTCTGCGGGCAGTGTTTTAAGCTGTTCAACAATTCCTCCG GAAATGGTGAAGCAGAAGGTGAAACGTCAGTTGACAAAACAGCAAAAATCAGCTGTCAGACGTCGATTGCAAAAAGGAGAAGCAAATATATTTACGAAACAACGGAGAGAGAACATGCAAAATATTAAATCAAGCTTGGAAGCAGCCAACTTTTGGGGAGAGTAA
- the RIOK2 gene encoding serine/threonine-protein kinase RIO2 isoform X4: MGKVNVAKLRYMSRDDFRVLTAVEMGMKNHEIVPCSLVASIASLKHGGCNKVLRDLVKHKLIAWERTKTVQGYRLTNAGYDYLALKTLSSRQVVESVGNQMGVGKESDIYIVANEEGQQFALKLHRLGRTSFRNLKNKRDYHKHRHNMSWLYLSRLSAMKEFAYMKALYERKFPVPKPIDYNRHAVVMELINGYPLCQIHHVEDPASVYDEAMELIVKLANHGLIHGDFNEFNLILDKDDHITMIDFPQMVSTSHHNAEWYFDRDVKCIRDFFMKRFGYESELYPTFSDIRREDSLDVEVSASGYTKEMEADGELLHPVGPDDKNIETEDRSEFSHSDEEMSEKAKVCSLENQSDRNSTDETADCCCISSGDLEQIKEDDLSEESADAHNFEIPEFIRALEEIEGQDVDNSSVTECSEEKNKTENDTRQDGKAGQGGIPMGSEEYEDACPHLIALSSLNKETRPFR, translated from the exons GTTGAAATGGGCATGAAGAACCATGAAATAGTTCCCTGCAGTTTAGTTGCTTCTATAGCCAGCCTTAAACATGGTGGCTGTAATAAAGTTTTAAGAGATTTAGTGAAACATAAACTCATAGCTTGGGAGCGTACCAAAA CTGTCCAGGGCTACCGGCTGACAAATGCAGGCTATGATTACCTAGCTTTGAAAACACTTTCTTCTAGACAGGTGGTTGAGTCTGTTGGAAACCAGATGGGTGTTGGCAAAGAATCTG ATAtttacattgttgcaaatgaagAAGGGCAGCAATTTGCATTAAAGCTTCACAGATTGGGAAGAACCTCCTTTcgaaatctgaaaaacaaacgtgATTATCATAAACACAGGCATAACATGTCTTGGCTTTATTTATCTCGTCTCTCTGCCATGAAAGAATTTGCCTATATGAAG GCATTGTATGAGAGGAAATTCCCAGTACCAAAACCAATTGATTATAATCGCCATGCAGTGGTCATGGAACTCATAAATGGCTATCCTCT atgTCAGATACACCATGTTGAAGATCCTGCATCAGTGTATGATGAAGCTATGGAACTAATTGTCAAACTTGCAAATCATGGACTGATTCATGgagattttaatgaatttaatctCATTTTGGATAAAGATGACCACATCACCATGATTGACTTTCCACAGATGGTTTCAACTTCTCATCACAATGCTGAATG gtattttgacagggatgtTAAATGCATTAGAGATTTCTTCATGAAACGTTTCGGCTATGAAAGTGAGCTTTATCCAACTTTTAGTGATATCAG GAGGGAGGACTCTCTTGATGTAGAGGTTTCTGCCAGTGGCTACACAAAGGAAATGGAGGCAGATGGTGAACTGCTTCATCCAGTAGGTCCAgatgataaaaatattgaaacaGAAGACAGGTCTGAATTCTCACATTCTGATGAAGAGATGTCAGAGAAAGCAAAGGTTTGTAGTTTAGAAAATCAGAGTGATCGAAACTCTACAGATGAAACAGCTGACTGCTGTTGCATATCATCTGGAGATCTTGAGCAAATAAAGGAAGATGATTTGTCAGAGGAGAGTGCTGATGCACACAATTTTGAAATACCTGAATTCATTCGAGCTTTAGAAGAAATAGAAGGGCAGGATGTTGACAACAGTTCTGTAACTGAGTGTtctgaggagaaaaacaaaactgaaaatgacaCCAGGCAAGATGGTAAAGCAGGTCAAGGAGGAATCCCCATGGGCTCTGAAGAGTATGAAGATGCATGCCCTCATCTGATTGCCTTGTCATCGTTAAACAAAGAAACCAGGCCTTTCAG atga